In one Sphingobacterium daejeonense genomic region, the following are encoded:
- a CDS encoding FecR family protein — MDEKSKGDLGIEIHDRLIHSIKKDRRRKIKRNLSTVSFILVFAIVGCLVFFKQDHIRDFFKRNEGKEVTADFLAGTLTEQNNSFSKTEPLSVGNDESKAIFLDKDKKMVLNISRLGLGEDDILNIKTGIGEVYKVELPDGSIVNLNANSNLHYAASYLKDRKLTLAGEAYFEVKSFKKDNKKVPFEVKTEQQTIQVLGTSFNVKTTGSYDETFLYEGSLNVKAVHTGKNNKLKPGNLIRVNSNQALMKSLDEGEIEEYLAWKDGFLYYDNRSLRFILEDLQKYYDFKFDRNSVPVENFTIYLARENELEELILLLDASSHSILQLNDKVLTFRK, encoded by the coding sequence ATGGATGAAAAAAGCAAAGGAGATTTAGGGATAGAAATCCACGATAGATTAATCCATTCCATTAAAAAAGATAGAAGGCGGAAGATTAAAAGAAATCTTTCGACGGTGTCTTTTATTTTGGTCTTTGCTATTGTTGGATGTTTAGTTTTTTTCAAACAGGATCATATCCGTGATTTTTTCAAGAGAAATGAGGGGAAAGAAGTCACTGCAGACTTCCTAGCAGGTACCTTAACGGAACAGAACAATTCATTTTCTAAAACAGAACCTCTATCCGTTGGCAACGACGAATCCAAAGCTATTTTCCTAGATAAGGATAAAAAAATGGTCCTAAATATTTCAAGGCTTGGATTAGGGGAGGATGATATTCTAAATATTAAAACGGGTATTGGAGAAGTTTATAAAGTTGAGCTTCCGGACGGTTCAATTGTCAACCTCAATGCAAATTCCAATTTACATTATGCAGCTTCATATCTTAAAGATCGTAAATTGACGCTAGCAGGAGAAGCTTATTTCGAAGTGAAGAGTTTTAAAAAGGACAATAAAAAAGTCCCTTTTGAGGTCAAGACCGAACAACAGACCATTCAGGTATTGGGCACTTCATTTAACGTGAAAACCACAGGTTCCTACGATGAAACTTTTTTATATGAGGGGAGCTTAAATGTAAAGGCTGTGCATACTGGGAAAAACAATAAATTAAAGCCTGGCAATTTGATACGTGTAAATTCGAATCAGGCATTGATGAAGTCTCTTGACGAAGGGGAGATTGAAGAATATTTAGCTTGGAAAGATGGTTTTCTATATTATGACAACAGGAGCTTAAGGTTTATCCTTGAAGACCTTCAAAAATATTATGATTTTAAGTTTGACCGTAATAGTGTTCCCGTAGAGAACTTCACTATTTACTTGGCTCGAGAAAACGAATTAGAGGAATTGATTTTGTTATTAGACGCTTCGAGTCATTCCATTCTACAACTAAACGACAAAGTTCTAACGTTTAGAAAATAA
- a CDS encoding sigma-70 family RNA polymerase sigma factor — MNPLPSVSGLSWEDYDLVSRLKNNDKTAFSEIYFKYWENFFDSSYSFLRDEELAKDVLHDVFLDIWRIRHKLEIRYSIKAYLSVCIKNKCIFVLKERKKVEMLNIDSFDIMTSEYDQLALKDIEFQLNHVLKNKLTKKSRTIFELNRNEDLTYKEIAGRMNLSIKSVEYHMSKVLSLLKKSILIITTSILFF, encoded by the coding sequence TGGGAAGATTATGATCTTGTTTCAAGGCTTAAGAACAACGATAAGACAGCTTTTTCGGAGATTTATTTTAAATATTGGGAGAATTTTTTCGACAGCAGTTATTCATTTTTAAGGGATGAGGAGCTTGCAAAGGATGTTCTTCATGATGTGTTCCTGGATATTTGGAGAATTCGTCATAAATTGGAAATTCGATACTCGATCAAGGCGTATCTTAGTGTTTGTATCAAAAACAAATGTATTTTTGTTTTGAAGGAGAGGAAAAAGGTTGAAATGCTGAATATAGACAGCTTTGATATTATGACCTCAGAATACGACCAATTAGCATTAAAGGATATTGAATTCCAATTAAATCACGTTCTAAAGAATAAATTGACGAAAAAAAGTAGAACAATATTCGAGTTGAATAGGAATGAAGATTTGACGTACAAAGAAATTGCAGGACGGATGAACCTCAGTATCAAATCTGTTGAGTATCATATGTCCAAGGTTTTGAGCTTGCTGAAAAAATCAATTTTAATTATTACAACCTCGATTTTATTCTTCTAA